One Pseudodesulfovibrio cashew DNA window includes the following coding sequences:
- a CDS encoding NADase-type glycan-binding domain-containing protein yields MRMLRVIPVLSVLVLLALCLMPCRAVALDVTVKVSSVKVDFGLPYAPENLLDGDPSTAWVGGGIGAGVGQWVDLSFVIPTRVTRIGIFNGHQGEGKFDEFRRIRSGRVVYPDGFETRFWLRDEPGEQVIRLPGRPAKSLRIVVESVFPEGNVTSRMKLAVSEIKLYLALMADPGDSGDRKDVGSQVTPAKPPVDPDKAVPEPLAELLRVFYVRHTTLADDYAELFAEDVRDRNDFRFEVFKEVQRQRGTYNILRTAKVDPSGLGFEMVERDGAFAKVRVFGAYRVQVADIDTNLEEDSVFVLTLGADGWKIVELEGEEEIF; encoded by the coding sequence ATGCGCATGCTTCGTGTCATTCCGGTCCTGTCCGTCCTTGTTCTCCTGGCCCTGTGCTTGATGCCCTGCCGGGCCGTCGCACTCGATGTTACGGTCAAGGTCTCCAGCGTGAAGGTGGACTTCGGTCTGCCCTACGCCCCGGAAAATCTGCTGGACGGCGATCCTTCCACGGCGTGGGTCGGCGGCGGAATCGGAGCCGGGGTGGGGCAGTGGGTCGACCTGTCCTTCGTCATCCCCACGCGCGTCACCCGAATCGGGATCTTCAACGGCCACCAGGGCGAAGGCAAGTTCGATGAGTTCAGGCGAATCCGGTCGGGGCGAGTTGTCTACCCGGACGGCTTCGAGACACGTTTCTGGCTGCGGGACGAACCGGGTGAGCAGGTGATCCGCCTGCCGGGCCGTCCGGCAAAGTCCCTTCGCATAGTCGTGGAGTCAGTATTTCCCGAAGGGAATGTCACGTCCCGAATGAAGCTCGCCGTCTCCGAGATCAAGCTCTACCTTGCGCTGATGGCCGATCCGGGAGATTCCGGCGATCGGAAGGATGTCGGTTCCCAGGTCACTCCGGCCAAGCCGCCCGTGGATCCGGACAAGGCCGTCCCCGAACCGTTGGCCGAACTGCTGCGTGTCTTTTACGTGCGGCACACGACCCTGGCGGACGACTACGCCGAGCTGTTCGCCGAGGACGTTCGCGACCGCAACGACTTCCGTTTCGAGGTGTTCAAGGAGGTTCAGCGCCAGCGCGGGACGTACAATATCCTTCGGACGGCCAAGGTGGATCCCTCCGGGCTCGGCTTCGAGATGGTCGAGCGGGATGGAGCGTTCGCCAAGGTCCGCGTGTTCGGGGCCTACCGCGTACAGGTCGCGGACATCGACACCAACCTCGAAGAGGATTCCGTGTTCGTGCTCACCCTCGGGGCCGACGGCTGGAAGATCGTCGAGCTCGAAGGCGAGGAAGAAATCTTTTGA
- a CDS encoding bacteriohemerythrin, whose translation MPILNWKRSYEVGHDKLDGEHRKLIEMINRAYDAAQEDPDETILAQLSVDMNRYALSHFATEEELMHSYSYPEKESHIAMHENFREKADACGRPDADTIAILRYLSNWLKGHIPGTDKKLARFLREKNIR comes from the coding sequence ATGCCCATCCTGAACTGGAAGCGATCATACGAAGTCGGCCACGACAAACTCGACGGCGAACACCGCAAGCTCATCGAAATGATCAACAGAGCCTATGACGCCGCACAGGAGGACCCGGACGAAACGATCCTGGCCCAACTGTCCGTGGACATGAACCGTTACGCCCTCTCCCACTTCGCCACCGAAGAAGAGCTCATGCACAGCTACTCCTACCCGGAGAAGGAGTCGCACATAGCCATGCACGAGAATTTCAGGGAGAAGGCCGACGCCTGCGGCCGCCCAGATGCCGACACCATCGCAATCCTCCGCTATCTCTCGAATTGGCTCAAGGGACATATCCCGGGAACCGACAAAAAACTCGCCCGCTTTCTCCGCGAAAAGAACATCCGGTAA
- a CDS encoding ABC transporter substrate-binding protein has protein sequence MITRRNFLLTSARALALAPFLRAIPARASNLDHLALAGPPAPLSLPLARLAQHPGSSTRIPHLEMKQWRNPDIMRAWMVSGEVQVAATPANAAAMLYNKGLPVRLMDVNNGGILSILTRDPEINRFTDLKGKKALLFYRGDIPDIIVRFLAAKQGMNPDKDMALSYVGSPFEGLQMLLSGRADTALLPEPAATAAELKAKSKGMALKRIMLQDIWEEVTGKSLFMPVGGTMCQASLAEEHPDVAKSMQDGIGEAVEWINGHPGEAASQFAGMFGLKAPVLQQSLERFPLRRSPAAEAREEMEFYYSALMETAPRLTGGKLPDEAFYLG, from the coding sequence ATGATAACACGCAGAAATTTCCTCCTTACCAGCGCCAGGGCACTGGCTTTGGCGCCCTTCCTCCGGGCCATCCCGGCCCGAGCCTCAAACCTGGACCACCTCGCCCTTGCCGGTCCGCCCGCCCCGTTGAGCCTGCCTCTGGCCCGGCTGGCCCAACACCCCGGATCATCCACGCGGATTCCCCATCTGGAGATGAAGCAGTGGCGCAATCCGGACATCATGCGCGCGTGGATGGTCTCGGGCGAGGTCCAGGTGGCGGCCACTCCGGCGAATGCGGCGGCCATGCTCTACAACAAGGGGCTGCCCGTACGCCTGATGGACGTAAACAACGGCGGCATCCTGAGCATCCTGACCCGCGATCCGGAAATCAACCGCTTCACGGACCTCAAGGGAAAAAAGGCGCTGCTTTTCTATCGCGGCGACATCCCGGACATAATCGTCCGCTTCCTGGCCGCCAAACAGGGCATGAACCCTGACAAGGACATGGCCCTGTCCTATGTGGGCTCCCCGTTCGAAGGATTGCAGATGCTGCTCTCCGGACGAGCCGATACGGCGCTCCTGCCCGAGCCCGCGGCCACCGCCGCCGAACTCAAGGCCAAGTCCAAGGGGATGGCACTCAAGCGCATCATGCTCCAGGACATCTGGGAGGAAGTGACCGGCAAGTCCCTGTTCATGCCCGTTGGTGGCACCATGTGCCAGGCCTCACTTGCCGAAGAGCACCCGGACGTCGCCAAATCGATGCAGGACGGGATCGGCGAGGCCGTGGAATGGATCAACGGCCATCCAGGCGAGGCAGCCAGCCAGTTCGCCGGAATGTTCGGCCTCAAGGCCCCGGTGCTGCAACAATCCCTGGAGCGGTTCCCCCTGCGCAGATCCCCGGCGGCTGAAGCCAGGGAGGAAATGGAATTCTATTACTCCGCGTTGATGGAGACGGCACCCAGACTGACCGGCGGCAAGCTGCCGGACGAGGCCTTTTATCTGGGCTGA
- a CDS encoding ABC transporter permease, protein MKLREESPWRGWRNAWRPASGITVFVVLWWLGSAWYGPFILPSPLEACAALWRLTVGGEALRAALLTSERALGGFAIAGLAGSGIGILAGLRPGLAQALKPVTSILLGIPPIAWIVLAMLWFGTTGLTPLFTVVVTTLPITFAVAVEGARTRDAGLEEMARSFKADRLTLLWDVHLPHILSYLFPGWITALGLAWKVAVMAELLASADGIGANLALARINMDTAEAFAWIIAVVVLLLAVEMLLLQPLQQRIEPWRRNASA, encoded by the coding sequence GTGAAGCTGCGCGAAGAAAGCCCATGGCGCGGGTGGCGCAACGCCTGGCGGCCCGCATCGGGGATAACTGTATTTGTCGTCCTGTGGTGGCTGGGGAGCGCGTGGTACGGGCCGTTTATCCTCCCTTCCCCCCTGGAGGCCTGTGCGGCGCTCTGGCGGCTCACCGTGGGCGGGGAAGCGCTCAGGGCCGCGCTCCTGACCTCGGAGCGCGCCCTGGGCGGATTCGCCATCGCAGGGCTGGCCGGAAGCGGAATCGGCATTCTCGCCGGACTCCGGCCGGGCCTGGCCCAGGCCCTCAAGCCCGTCACCTCGATACTCCTGGGCATCCCGCCCATCGCCTGGATCGTCCTTGCCATGCTCTGGTTCGGAACCACCGGTCTCACCCCGCTGTTCACCGTGGTGGTGACCACCCTGCCCATCACCTTTGCCGTGGCCGTTGAAGGCGCGCGCACCCGCGACGCCGGGCTTGAGGAAATGGCCCGCTCCTTCAAGGCGGACCGGTTGACGCTCCTGTGGGACGTGCACCTGCCGCACATCCTCTCCTATCTCTTCCCGGGCTGGATCACCGCCCTGGGACTGGCCTGGAAAGTCGCGGTCATGGCCGAATTGCTGGCCTCGGCGGACGGCATCGGGGCGAACCTTGCCCTGGCCCGCATCAACATGGACACGGCGGAGGCCTTTGCCTGGATCATCGCCGTGGTCGTCCTGCTCCTGGCCGTGGAGATGCTGCTGCTCCAACCGCTGCAACAGCGCATTGAGCCATGGCGACGTAACGCCTCGGCCTGA
- a CDS encoding ATP-binding cassette domain-containing protein, with amino-acid sequence MLTWNEVSHDYGAGPVLADVSLRVEPGEVLTLAGRSGCGKTSLLHMAAGLLTPSSGRVENRFSRTVCVFQDPRLLPWRRALDNIAFGLKAQGVAKLERQEAARTLAGRMGLSPRDLTKFPHQLSGGMRQRVSLARALAVKPDLLLLDEPFSALDVGLRRELQDLVLTRIVEDGLAAVFVSHDLAEAVRVSRRIVILAPGPGRVVHEQTATAPLTSRDDNFIRQRTAALLAAPAVDSALRNGGPPPSPPRKPTACPAHTYEVKMKDFRPVQLPETKLATDMAGRKALVGTQIGKVFGYNPMVTALLFCLAPDKIGGLGMPPMPPERMLADDAYLSLPVLGVMGGDFGGGKATFDREAVLRHGIDLILSLTLFSLDEIEVRAADALQRELNIPVLIYDGSLDRTGDVLRRVGELIGVPDRGNELAAYFEKKFFAIQDTLARIPRGERRTVYYAQSPTGLLTEPRKSRHGEIIDFAGGINVAEVHEQRGCGKTPVSADDLARWNPDVIIMLSDEGKSPQRLYMRAATDPFWSSLKAVKSGAVYEPPGGMYNWFDRPPSVNRLMGLIWLSNLLYPEWFGWDLVKEAREFYRLFYRMELGPKQVETLVGAAMPRAAN; translated from the coding sequence ATGCTGACCTGGAACGAAGTCTCACATGACTACGGCGCGGGCCCGGTGCTCGCGGACGTAAGCCTGCGCGTGGAGCCCGGCGAGGTCCTGACCCTGGCCGGACGCTCCGGGTGCGGCAAGACCTCCCTGCTGCACATGGCGGCAGGGCTGCTCACGCCCTCGTCAGGAAGGGTGGAGAACCGCTTTTCTCGCACCGTCTGCGTGTTTCAGGACCCCCGACTGCTGCCGTGGCGAAGGGCGCTGGACAACATCGCCTTCGGGCTCAAGGCACAGGGCGTGGCCAAGTTGGAGCGGCAGGAAGCTGCGCGCACCCTGGCCGGGCGAATGGGACTGAGCCCCAGGGACCTGACCAAATTCCCCCACCAACTGAGCGGAGGCATGCGCCAGCGTGTCTCCCTGGCAAGGGCGTTGGCGGTGAAGCCGGACCTGCTCCTGCTGGACGAACCGTTCAGTGCCCTGGACGTGGGACTGCGGCGAGAACTGCAGGACCTGGTTCTGACCCGCATTGTAGAGGATGGGCTTGCCGCCGTTTTCGTCTCCCACGATCTCGCCGAGGCCGTGCGCGTCAGCCGCCGCATTGTAATCCTGGCCCCCGGACCGGGCCGCGTTGTGCACGAACAGACAGCCACAGCCCCCCTGACGTCAAGGGACGACAATTTCATTCGCCAACGAACGGCGGCACTGCTGGCGGCTCCAGCGGTGGACTCGGCCCTGCGCAACGGAGGGCCCCCGCCCTCCCCGCCGCGGAAACCAACGGCCTGTCCGGCCCACACATACGAGGTGAAGATGAAGGATTTCAGACCGGTTCAATTGCCAGAAACCAAGCTGGCCACGGACATGGCCGGGCGCAAGGCCCTGGTCGGGACGCAGATAGGCAAGGTGTTCGGCTACAATCCCATGGTCACCGCGCTGCTCTTCTGCCTGGCCCCGGACAAGATCGGCGGATTGGGCATGCCGCCCATGCCGCCCGAGCGCATGCTGGCGGACGACGCCTACCTCTCCCTGCCGGTCCTCGGCGTCATGGGCGGCGACTTCGGCGGCGGCAAGGCCACCTTCGACAGGGAGGCCGTACTCCGGCACGGGATAGACCTGATCCTTTCGCTGACCCTCTTCTCCCTGGACGAGATAGAGGTGCGGGCCGCCGACGCGCTCCAACGGGAATTGAACATCCCGGTACTCATCTACGACGGCAGCCTGGATCGCACCGGCGACGTGCTGCGGCGGGTGGGCGAGCTGATCGGCGTCCCGGACCGGGGCAATGAATTGGCCGCCTATTTCGAGAAGAAATTCTTCGCCATCCAGGACACGCTGGCCCGGATTCCGCGCGGGGAGCGGCGCACGGTCTACTACGCGCAGTCGCCAACGGGCCTGCTCACGGAGCCGCGCAAGTCCCGCCACGGTGAGATCATCGACTTCGCCGGAGGGATCAACGTGGCCGAGGTGCACGAACAGCGGGGCTGCGGCAAGACGCCCGTGAGCGCCGACGACCTGGCCCGCTGGAACCCGGATGTGATCATCATGCTCTCGGACGAGGGCAAATCACCGCAGCGCCTCTACATGCGCGCCGCTACGGACCCCTTCTGGTCCTCGCTCAAGGCGGTGAAAAGCGGAGCGGTGTACGAACCGCCGGGCGGCATGTACAACTGGTTCGACAGGCCCCCTTCCGTGAACCGGCTCATGGGCCTCATCTGGCTGAGCAATCTGCTCTATCCCGAGTGGTTCGGCTGGGACCTGGTCAAGGAGGCCAGGGAATTCTACCGGCTCTTCTATCGCATGGAACTGGGCCCCAAACAGGTGGAGACCCTGGTGGGCGCGGCCATGCCACGGGCAGCCAACTAG
- a CDS encoding helix-turn-helix domain-containing protein, which yields MSERDNSLGVRIRHRRIMKGMRLADLAEAAQCSESMLSKIEHGKANPSLKTLHRIAKALELSAAALFDQLDDSEVISRAGERPVQEFSNVRSGTDIVLEALAPHNPDSLLQANIHIVHPGGHTDGEYAHEGEDLGYVLEGELELTLDGEKYLLGPGDSFLFRSEREHGYRNPGTTVTRVIWINTPPSF from the coding sequence ATGAGTGAGCGAGACAACAGTCTGGGGGTCCGCATCCGGCACCGCCGGATCATGAAGGGGATGCGCCTGGCCGACCTTGCCGAGGCCGCGCAGTGCTCGGAGAGCATGCTGTCGAAGATCGAACATGGCAAGGCAAATCCTTCCCTCAAGACCCTGCACCGCATTGCCAAGGCGCTTGAGTTGTCCGCCGCCGCCCTGTTCGATCAGTTGGATGATTCCGAGGTCATCAGCCGGGCGGGCGAGCGTCCGGTCCAGGAGTTCTCCAATGTCCGGTCCGGGACCGACATCGTGCTGGAGGCCCTGGCCCCGCACAATCCCGACAGCCTGTTGCAGGCCAACATCCACATCGTTCACCCCGGCGGACACACCGACGGCGAGTACGCCCACGAGGGCGAGGATCTCGGCTATGTGCTGGAGGGCGAGCTGGAGCTGACCCTGGACGGGGAAAAGTATCTGCTCGGTCCCGGCGATTCCTTTCTTTTCCGATCCGAGCGGGAGCACGGCTACCGCAACCCCGGCACCACCGTTACCCGGGTGATCTGGATCAACACCCCGCCCAGTTTCTAG
- a CDS encoding ABC transporter ATP-binding protein produces the protein MLRTNSLCKSFGAIRATQKVDLHVKKDTVHSIIGPNGAGKTTLFNLLAGVFPPTSGTVIFKDEDVSGNTVNERCALGVGRSFQVTSIFPELTVAENVRLACQAKTGLGRSLFKLASRSREVNDKADSILEFMGILHLRDEAAGTISYGSQRSLDVAIAIGTEPDLLLLDEPTSGMSPDDTVRMIELIHRLAERYTIVLIEHHMNVVMSISDTISVLHMGELIAEGTPEEIQNNDLVRKAYLGESTW, from the coding sequence GTGTTACGCACCAATTCATTATGTAAGTCATTCGGCGCCATTCGCGCCACTCAGAAAGTGGACCTCCATGTCAAGAAGGACACTGTCCACTCCATTATCGGCCCCAACGGCGCTGGCAAGACCACCCTGTTCAACCTATTGGCCGGGGTCTTTCCGCCCACCTCGGGCACGGTGATCTTCAAGGACGAGGACGTCTCGGGCAATACCGTCAACGAACGGTGCGCCCTGGGCGTCGGTCGCTCCTTCCAGGTCACCAGCATCTTCCCGGAGCTGACCGTGGCCGAGAACGTCAGGCTTGCCTGCCAGGCCAAGACCGGACTGGGCCGCTCCCTGTTCAAGCTGGCCTCCCGCAGCCGGGAGGTCAACGACAAGGCCGACTCCATCCTGGAGTTCATGGGCATCCTCCACCTGCGCGACGAGGCCGCCGGGACCATCTCCTACGGCAGCCAGCGCTCCCTGGACGTGGCCATCGCCATCGGCACCGAGCCCGACCTGCTGCTCCTGGACGAACCCACCAGCGGCATGAGCCCGGACGACACCGTGCGCATGATCGAGCTCATCCACCGCCTGGCCGAGCGCTACACCATCGTGCTCATCGAGCACCACATGAACGTGGTCATGTCCATCTCGGACACCATCAGCGTGCTGCACATGGGCGAACTCATCGCCGAAGGCACGCCCGAGGAAATCCAGAACAACGACCTGGTCAGAAAGGCCTATCTCGGAGAGTCCACATGGTAA
- a CDS encoding ABC transporter ATP-binding protein, producing the protein MVTESRRLLDVENIHSYYGKSHIVQGLSFSVDQGECFTFLGRNGAGKTTTLRTLMGLVTPAKGSIKLNGAETAGLKPYQIARLGLGYVPEERQIFSALSVEENLLIAERKDADWPLERIYELFPRLEERKRNMGNELSGGEQQMLAIARALMTGPGLLLLDEPTEGLAPLIVDMLLSTIELIKREGMTIILVEQNVNATLRVTDHYCILQQGVSVFQGSCEEFKSRPELKEKYLGV; encoded by the coding sequence ATGGTAACCGAATCCCGGCGTCTGCTGGATGTCGAAAACATCCACTCCTATTACGGCAAGAGCCACATCGTGCAGGGCCTCTCCTTTTCCGTGGACCAGGGGGAATGCTTCACCTTCCTGGGCCGCAACGGCGCAGGCAAGACCACGACCCTGAGAACACTCATGGGGCTGGTGACGCCTGCGAAAGGAAGCATCAAACTGAACGGCGCGGAAACCGCGGGCCTGAAGCCGTACCAGATCGCCCGCCTGGGCCTGGGCTATGTCCCGGAAGAGCGTCAGATATTTTCAGCCCTGTCCGTGGAGGAGAACCTGCTCATCGCGGAGCGCAAGGACGCGGACTGGCCGCTTGAGCGCATCTACGAGCTCTTCCCCAGGCTGGAGGAGCGCAAGCGAAACATGGGCAACGAGCTGAGCGGCGGCGAACAGCAGATGCTGGCCATCGCCCGCGCCCTGATGACCGGCCCGGGACTCCTGCTCCTGGACGAGCCCACCGAAGGGCTGGCCCCGCTTATCGTGGACATGCTGCTTTCAACCATCGAGCTGATCAAACGCGAGGGGATGACCATCATCCTCGTTGAACAAAACGTCAACGCGACCCTGCGGGTTACCGACCACTACTGCATCCTGCAGCAGGGAGTCTCGGTCTTCCAGGGGAGCTGCGAGGAGTTCAAGTCCCGGCCTGAACTCAAGGAAAAATATCTTGGAGTGTAG